In Pigmentiphaga litoralis, the genomic window GCAGGCGGAAGCGGCTTAATCGCCTCTTCGTTGGACAAAAGCGACTACCGCACCTGGTATCAAACTATTTGGAAATCTAAAGAAAATGGCACTGAACAAAGCAGAAATCATTGAAGCTATCGCTGGCCTGACCGTTCTGGAACTGTCGGAACTGATCAAGGATCTGGAAGAGAAGTTCGGCGTGTCGGCAGCTGCTGTTGCAGCTCCTGCTGCTGCTGGCGGCGGCGCTGCTGCTGCAGCACCTGCTGAAGAGCAGACCGAATTCAACGTCATCCTGGCCGAAGTCGGCGCCAACAAGGTCAACGTCATCAAGGCAGTTCGCGAGCTGACCGGCCTGGGCCTGAAGGAAGCCAAGGACGTCGTTGACGGCGCTCCTAAGGCAGTGAAGGAAGGCGTGTCGAAGGCTGACGCCGAAGCCGCCAAGAAGAAGCTCGAAGAAGCTGGTGCAAAGGCCGATATCAAGTAATTTCGGTTCCGCATGCACCCGGGGGTCCGTCAAAACGACCTCCGGGTTTTTGCGTTCTGAAAGGGGTGTTTTCTTGACCCCTTATCAGGGGAATTACTCGGGCTTTCCGCGGTCATAGAAAGCCCGATGTAACGGATTTCCGGTGCGCAGGTGGCCCACGCTGCCGCCTTCGAACCCGAAACCCGTGCCGGAACCCTTTCCGGTTGAAGGGACGCCAGCCAGGCTGCTGGACGTTCTGCCCAGATTTCGAAGTCGTATTTTAGGACCGCCGCCCGCGGTTCACGCAACCTGAGTCGGAGTGCTCATGCCCTACTCGTTCACCGAAAAGAAGCGCATCCGCAAAAGCTTCGCCAAGCGCGAGGACGTTCAGAGCGTCCCGTATCTGCTGGCTACCCAGCTTGAATCGTACCTGACCTTTCTGCAAGAAGAGACCGCTCCTCTGCGTCGGAAGGATGAGGGCCTCCAAGCCGCGTTCACCTCGATATTCCCCATCGTCAGCCACAACCAGATGGCCCGGCTGGAATTCGTCAGCTATGTGCTTGGCGAACCCGCCTTCGACGTTCGGGAATGCCAACAACGGGGCCTGACCTTCGCATCGCCCCTGCGCGCCAAGGTGCGCCTGGTGCTGCTCGACCGCGAGGCCAGCAAGCCCACCGTGAAGGAAGTGAAGGAACAGGAAGTCTACATGGGCGAGATTCCGCTCATGACGACGACGGGTTCGTTCGTGATCAACGGCACGGAACGGGTCATCGTTTCGCAGCTGCACCGTTCGCCAGGCGTGTTCTTCGAGCACGACCGCGGCAAGACCCACAGCTCCGGCAAGTTGCTGTTCTCGGCCCGCGTGATTCCTTACCGCGGTTCGTGGCTCGACTTCGAATTCGACCCGAAGGACATCCTGTTCTTCCGCGTCGACCGCCGTCGCAAGATGCCCGTGACGATCCTGCTCAAGGCGATCGGCATGACCCCCGAGACTATCCTCGAACACTTCTTCAGCTTCGATACGTTCGAACTGCAGAGCGAGGGCGGCCTGATGGAGTTCGTGCCTGAGCGCTGGAAGGGTGAAGTCGCGCGTTTCGACATCAACGACAAGCTGGGCAAGACGCTGGTCGCGAAAGACAAGCGCATCAACGCCAAGAACATCCGTGACCTGGTCTCCGCCGGCACGGAACGCATCTCCGTGCCTGAAGATTTCCTGCTGGGCCGCTCGCTGGCAAAAAATGCCATCGATCCGGAAACCGGCGAAATCGTCGCAAGCGCGAACGACGAGCTGACCGAAACGTTGCTCGACAAGCTGCGCAACCACAACGTCCGCACGATCGAGACGCTGTACACGAACGACCTGGATCAGGGTCCGTACATTTCGCAGACGCTGAACGTCGACGAAACGACCGACCAGACCGCCGCCCGTGTCGCGATCTATCGCATGATGCGCCCTGGCGAGCCGCCAACCGAAGACGCTGTCGAAGCGTTGTTCCATCGTCTGTTCTTCAACGAAGAGACGTACGATCTGTCGCGCGTGGGCCGCATGAAGGTCAACAGCCGTCTGGGCCGTGGCAACGACATCACCGGGACCATGACGCTGACCAACCAGGACATTCTTGACACGATCAAGATCCTGGTCGAACTGCGTAACGGCCGCGGCGAAATCGATGACATCGATCACCTGGGCAACCGCCGCGTCCGCTGCGTGGGCGAACTGGCCGAAAACCAGTTCCGCGCCGGTCTCGTCCGTGTCGAACGTGCCGTCAAGGAACGTCTGGGCCAGGCCGAAGCCGAAAACCTGATGCCGCACGACCTGATCAACTCCAAGCCGATTTCGGCCGCGATCAAGGAGTTCTTCGGTTCGAGCCAGCTGTCGCAGTTCATGGACCAGACCAACCCGCTGTCCGAGATCACGCACAAGCG contains:
- the rplL gene encoding 50S ribosomal protein L7/L12, with translation MALNKAEIIEAIAGLTVLELSELIKDLEEKFGVSAAAVAAPAAAGGGAAAAAPAEEQTEFNVILAEVGANKVNVIKAVRELTGLGLKEAKDVVDGAPKAVKEGVSKADAEAAKKKLEEAGAKADIK